AGAGTTGTTGCGGACCATCGGCATTCGGCAGGCCAGCGTGGCCGGCGACACCCGCTTTGATACGGTGGTGCGCACGGCCCTGGCCTCGCCCAAGCCGCTGCCATTGGTGGAGGCCTTCGTGGCCGATGGCGCCCCGGTGTTTATTGTAGGCAGCAATTGGCCCGAAGATTTGCCGGCCCTCACGCCCCTGTTGCGGCAGTATCAGGAGGAGATGCGCTTCATAGTTGCCCCCCACGAAATCACGGAAACCAATCTGGCCTTAGTAGAGGCGGCGCTGCCGGGCCGCGTGGCGCGCTACTCAACCGCTACTCAAGCTACGGTAGCCAAAGCACGTGTGTTACTCATGGACAATGTGGGGTTGCTAAGTCAGCTGTACCGCTTTGGCACCTACGCCTATATCGGTGGCGCATTTGGGAAAGGGCTGCACAATACGCTGGAAGCGGCGGCCTTTGGCTTGCCTCTGTTTTTCGGCCCTACCTACACTAAGTTCCAGGAAGCCGTTGATCTGGTGGAGATGGGGGCTGCGTTTCCTGTGCACACAGCCGAAGAGTTGAAAACGGCGTTTGGGCTCTTATGGTACCAGAATGAGGTTCGACTGCGCGTGCAGGATATGAGCTTGGAATATGTACACCAACAGGCCGGAGCCACCGCCAAGATTATGGCGGAGCTGGCAAAGATGCACGTGGTTCCTGTTGTTAATTAATTCATAATCAAGCCCCCATGACTGGCACTGTCATCAAATCAACCGGCTCATGGTATCTGGTGCGCGAGCATGGCACGGGGGTATTGCACCGCTGCCGGCTACGCGGCAAATTCAAGCAGAAAGGCTTGAAAGTGAGTAATCCATTAGCCGTCGGCGACCAGGTGGAGTTTACGGTAGAGGAGCAAACCGAGGGCGCCGGTGTGATTCATCACATTGAGCCCCGCCGCAACTACATTATTCGCCGCTCGGTGCACAAAACCGAGCACGCCCACATTGTAGCCGCTAACCTCGATCAGGCCTTGCTGGTCGTGACGCTAGTGTCGCCGGCTACTTCGTTTGGTTTTATTGATCGGTTCT
The window above is part of the Hymenobacter radiodurans genome. Proteins encoded here:
- a CDS encoding 3-deoxy-D-manno-octulosonic acid transferase, coding for MLLRLVASFVPKAEQWLSGRRGLLPHIQQTLKDETAPLVWFHCASLGEFEQGRPLMEAFMQEYPQFKLVLTFFSPSGYNVRKSWPGAHYVFYLPLDTAANARTFLDAVRPQLAVFVKYEFWYHFLTHLQRRRVPVVCVSAIFRPQQIFFKPWGAFFRKIIGRFTHIFTQNETSVELLRTIGIRQASVAGDTRFDTVVRTALASPKPLPLVEAFVADGAPVFIVGSNWPEDLPALTPLLRQYQEEMRFIVAPHEITETNLALVEAALPGRVARYSTATQATVAKARVLLMDNVGLLSQLYRFGTYAYIGGAFGKGLHNTLEAAAFGLPLFFGPTYTKFQEAVDLVEMGAAFPVHTAEELKTAFGLLWYQNEVRLRVQDMSLEYVHQQAGATAKIMAELAKMHVVPVVN